In Kogia breviceps isolate mKogBre1 chromosome 9, mKogBre1 haplotype 1, whole genome shotgun sequence, a single window of DNA contains:
- the FAM131B gene encoding protein FAM131B has product MGCIGSRTVGNEVIAVDWKGLKDVDQINMDSTSSLHGSSLHRPSTEQTRTDFSWDGINLSMEDTTSILPKLKRNSNAYGIGALAKSSFSGISRSMKDHVTKPTAMGQGRVAHMIEWQGWGKAPAIQPQHSHEAVRRDTDAYSDLSDGEKEARFLAGVMEQFAISEATLMAWSSMDGEDMSVNSTQEPLGCNYGDNYQELMESQDALAQAPMDGWPHSYVSQGMYCLGSSDAWEASDQSLIASPATGSYLGPAFDDSQPSLHEMGPSQPASGYSAQEPPPLLGGDSDWAPGVGGVDLARGPAEEEKRPLAPEEEEDAGCRDLESLSPREDPEMPNALSRKVSDVTSSGVQSFDEEEGEANN; this is encoded by the exons ATGGGCTGCATCGGCTCCCGGACCGTGG GAAATGAAGTGATTGCCGTGGACTGGAAGGGCCTGAAGGATGTGGACCAAATCAACATGGACAGCACCAGCTCGCTGCACGGGAGCAGCCTCCACCGGCCGTCCACGGAG CAAACCCGGACTGACTTCTCCTGGGATGGCATCAAC CTCTCCATGGAGGACACCACTTCCATTCTTCCGAAGCTGAAGCGAAACTCTAACGCCTATGGCATCGGCGCCCTGGCCAAGTCATCGTTCTCAG GGATTTCGCGAAGCATGAAGGACCATGTGACGAAGCCCACAGCCATGGGGCAGGGCCGCGTGGCTCACATGAttgagtggcagggctggggaaaGGCACCAGCCATTCAGCCGCAACACAGCCACGAGGCCGTGCGCAGGGACACAGATGCCTACTCCGACCTCAGCGATGGCGAGAAGGAGGCACGTTTCCTAGCAG GCGTCATGGAACAGTTTGCTATCTCCGAGGCCACTCTCATGGCCTGGTCCTCCATGGATGGTGAGGACATGAGTGTCAACTCCACCCAGGAGCCATTGGGCTGCAATTACGGTGACAACTACCAGGAGTTGATGGAGAGTCAGG ATGCCCTTGCTCAAGCCCCAATGGATGGATGGCCTCACTCCTATGTGTCCCAGGGCATGTACTGTCTGGGGTCATCGGATGCCTGGGAAGCAAGCGACCAGTCCCTCATTGCCTCTCCAGCCACAGGATCCTATCTCGGCCCTGCATTTGATGACTCACAGCCTAGCTTGCACGAGATGGGACCTTCCCAACCTGCTTCGGGATACTCTGCTCAGGAACCTCCACCGTTGCTGGGGGGAGACAGTGACTGGGCTCCAGGGGTGGGCGGGGTGGACCTGGCAAGGGGCCCTGCCGAGGAGGAGAAGAGGCCACTGGCGCCCGAGGAGGAAGAGGATGCGGGCTGCCGGGACCTGGAGTCGCTTTCCCCACGAGAAGACCCCGAGATGCCGAACGCGCTCAGCCGGAAGGTGTCTGACGTCACATCCTCAGGCGTGCAGTCCTTtgatgaggaggagggagaggccaACAACTAG